The stretch of DNA CGGTAGGACCGGTGCGGACGATCTCCGGAGCCTGGAAACCCGGTGTGCCGTAAAGGTATCCGAACGAGTTGATCGTCGACACCGCGCCGAGGTCGATCAGTTTGAGCTGATCCTCGGTCACCATGATGTTTTCCGGCTTGAGGTCGTTGTAGACCAACCCGATCGAATGCAGATAACCAAGCGCGGGAAGGATTTCCATCATGAAACCGATGGCCTCGGCCACTGGGAGCCGGTCGCCCCTGGCCTGCTTGAGCGATGTGCCGCCGACGTACTCCATTACGATGTAGCCGACCGGGTTGCCGTGCTTGTCTTCGTGCTCGACGAAGTTGTAGATCTTCACGATGCCGGGATGCGTTACCTCCGCGAGGAATTGGCGCTCGGCCATCGCGATGGTCTGCGCCTCCGCATCACCGGCGTGCACCAAGCCCTTGAGCACGACGGGGCGGTCGTTGACGTTCTTGTCGTAGGCGAGGTAAACCCAGCCTAGTCCGCCGTGCGCGATGCAGCCCTTGATCACATACTGATCGGCCACCTCGTCGCCGGGGCTCAGCTGGGGCAGGAACGAGTAGGAGCTGCCGCAGTGCGGGCACCAACCCTCCGACAACGCATGGCCGTCGGGCGTCGACCGGCCGACAGGACGGCCGCAGTTCCAGCAGAACCGCTTCGACTCGGCGACAACGGGATTGGTCATCAGCGCGTCGAGCGGATCCTTCGCTGGCACGCGCGGGATCTCCACCAGGCCGCCGCCTAGGCGGCGCGTCGGCGACAGGGCACGAGTCATTGCCGTCAGGTGATCGTGCGGTTCGGTGTCCTCCGTGCCCACTGATGTGCTGTCGACGTCGTCGTCGAGGTGTGGACGGAAGATTGCCTGGGTGGCCATCGGCCGCAACGTCGACGCGGAATCCATGCCGAGGTCGTCGAAGGTGGCCGGTTGAGTGCCCGGGCCTTCTTCGTAATCCTTTGCCTCGGCCATCAGTCCGAATACCTCGCAACCGGCGGCGCTGGCGCCGGACCGAGCACCGTTAACCACTTGCGGTACAACGTGTACCAGGTGCCGTCGCGGCGAATCCGCTCCAGCGTGCCGTTGACGAAGCGCACCAGCCCGGTGTTCTCCAGGTTCACGCCGATGCCGTAGGGCTCTTCGTTCAAGCTGGGGCCGACGATGTGCAGATATGGATCCTGAGACACAAGACCGGCCAGGATCGAGTCGTCGGTGCTGACGGCGTCGACCTGCCGCTGCTGCAGCGCGACAAGGCAATCCGCCCACGTGACCACACCGACGATGATCGGCGGTGGACTGATCTGCTGTATCCGGTCCAAAGACGTGGTGCCTCTTGCGACGCACACCCGCTTGCCCGACAGGTCCGACGGTTGCGAGATCGACGAATCCCGCGCGGCCAGAATCCGTTGGTTGGCGTTCAAATACACCGTCGAGAAACCGACCTGCTTCTTGCGCTCACACGTGATGGTCATGGTCTTGACGACCACATCGACCTGATTGTTCTGCAGCGCGGCGATGCGGTCGGCCGACGACAGGATGCGGTACTCGACTTGCGACGGGCTGCCGAAGATGTCGCGCGCAATCTCGCCGGCGATGTCGACGTCGAAACCGGTGATCTCGCCGGTGATGGGATCGCGGAACGAGAACAGGTTGCTGCCGATGTCCAGCCCGACGATGAGCCTGCCGCGGTTGCGGATGGTGGCGACGGCGGCGTCGGCCTCCGGCTTGGTGTTGAAGGGGCGCAGGCTCGCCGTGCGGTTGCAGTCGCCCTCATCCGCGGGTGCCTTCGCCGCGACCGGCGGCAACTCCTGCAGACCCGCCGGCGTCGGCGGTGCAAGGGTGACGCCGGGCGTCGGCATCACCGCGGTGCTTTGCGCACAACCGCTCAACACCACCGCGGCTGCGGCGAGCAGAACCCACAGCGGTTTGGTGCGTTCGTCGCGCTTCATCACCGGTACTCACTCAGCCTTGGCCACAACCCCAGCGCCACCGCCAACGCCGCGGCCACCGACAGCGCCGCGGCGCCGACTGTCGCACCGGACAGCACCCGACGGGCGTTGAGGATGTCGTTGCGCAACTGGTTGCGGCTCTCCTCAATGCCTTTGGTGAGCGCGGTGTCGAGCTTGTCGAACGCGGGCGTTGAGTCATCCTCGCCGGTGCCAAGCGCCACCTGCGTCGCGGCCTGATAGTTGCCGACCGCGATGTAGGCGTTGATCCGGTCGTCGGCCGCCCGCCACCGCTTGAGCAACGCCTCGGCGTCCTTGAGGTCGCTCTTGTCGATCGCGTCGTCGCGGCCCAGATAGTCGGACAGCTGCTGCTGCATTGAGTCGATGCGTTGGTAGTAGGACTGCTTGCGCACGTCCTCGTCACCGCGCCGGATCAACGACAGCGTTTCGTCGGCGCGCGCCTGCTGCGCGGTGATCGCGAGGTTCGTGACGGTCTTGAGGGATTCGGCCGCAGTATCTTTGGCGCTGCGGCTGTCCGAGGTCGAGATGACCAGGGCGGTGCCCACCCATATCAACATGATCAGCACGGCAAGGCCGCCCGCCACGAACCCGATGTTCACGCGGCGACGCGTTCGTCGTGCGAGCCAGCGGTTCGCGAACGCGCCGAACAACAGCGTTCCGAGCACTACAAGAATGACCGGTCCGGGAATCCTTGTCGACGCGGTCGTTTCGGCGTCCACCCGCGCTGAGGTCTCCTCGTAGAGACGTTGCGCATCGGGCAGCATCTGCGTCTGCATCAACGACGACGCCTCGGACAGGTAGGACGATCCGACCGGATTGCCTGCGCGGTTGTTGGTGCGCGCGGTTTCGACCAGCCCCGTGTAGACGGACAGTTGGGCATTGACCCTGCCGAGCAGTTGCACCATCGGCTCGTCGGTCAGCCCGCTGGACGCTCGCGTCACTGCCACCGACGCATCGGTGATGGCTTGCTCGTAGCGCTGCCGGACGTCGCGCGGTTCGGAGCCTGCGATGAATGCCGTGGCCGCGGCGGCGTCGGCCACCGACAAGGTCGTGTAGAGCTGGCCGGCCGCGAACGACAGCGGCTCGGTGTGATTAAGGACCGTGGTGAGCGCCTGCTGGCGGTCGTTGATCGTGGTCGACGTGGCAAACGCGCTGGCGATGACGAGCGCCGACAAGACGACGCCGATGGTCAGGATCCGGCCCGGTGTGGTCCATAGGAACCACCAGCGCGGGTGCGCCGGGGTGGTCGGCGACCGCGACGCCAGCGGCTCGGTCGAAGGGTGCGCCAACTCCACAGTCACGTGCGCGCGAACCTCATCTTTTCGCTGCTCTCCGGCTATCGTCCCGACCGTCTCACCACACTATAAAAGAATTCTAAGAGTTGTTGTGGTGACGTGTGGGCATTCGACCGGCACGTCTTTCTTCGGTGTTCCCTAAGCTGAACGCGTGCGCGGCGACGGTGACGGCTGGGTGGTGTCCGACACCGGTGCGGCTTTCTGGGGCAAGCACGGCGCGGCCGGTCTGCTGTTGCGAGCGCCCGGCGCCGACGGCGCCCCTGCGGTGCTGTTACAACACCGGGCGCCGTGGAGTCATCAGGGCGGCACCTGGGGTCTGCCCGGTGGCGCCCGCGACAGTCACGAGACGCCGGAGCAGGCCGCCGTCCGCGAAGCTCATGAGGAAGCCGGCCTCTCTGCCGACCTGCTGACCGTTCGCACGACGGTCGTCACGGCCACTGCGACAGGCAGCAATTGGACATACACCACCGTGATCGCCGACGCCGCCGAGCAGCTCGAGACGATTCCGAACCGGGAGAGCGCGGAGTTGCGTTGGGTCTCGGTGAATGAGGTGGCCGAGCTGCCGTTGCATCCAGGATTTGCCGCCAGCTGGGAGCGGCTGCGCGACGTGGCCGCGACTATCCCGCTGTTGCAAGCCGAGCTTTGAGGCGTTGCGCCGCGGCCTTCGGATCGTCGGCGCCCGTGATTGCGCGCACCACGACGATGCGCCGTGCGCCTGCGTCAAGCACTTCGGGCAGCCGCTGCTCGTCGATGCCGCCTATTGCGAACCACGGCTTGTCCGTTGCCAATTCGACCGTCGCCCGGACCAAGTCGAGGCCCGGGGACGGCCGGCCCGGTTTGGTCGGCGTGGGCCAGCACGGGCCGACGCAGAAGTAGTCCGGGCCATTTGGGGCGGACTCAGCGACTGCCTCGGTGACTTGGTCGCGGTCGTGGGTGGAGCGGCCGATCACCGGACGTGGGCCGATGATGCCGCGGGCGATCGGCAGCGGCAGGTCGTCCTGACCGAGGTGCAGCACGTCGGCTTCGGCGGCTAGCGCGATGTCGGCGCGGTCGTTGACCGCCAGCAGCGCGTCGTGGCGGCGGGCCGCATCGGCGAGCACCTCCAGGGCCGCCAGCTCATGGCCCGCCTCGAGCGGGCCGAACTGCTGCTCTCCCGGCGAGCCCTTGTCGCGTAACTGGATGATGTCGACCCCGCCGGCGAGCGCAGCTTCGGCGAATTCGGCAAGGTCGCCGCGCTCACGGCGGGCGTCGGTGCAGAGATACAGCTGCGCAGCAGCAAGCCGCTCACCGGTGGTATGCACACGGCGACCCTAGCGGCCGGATTCGAGTATCCGTCTACGCTAGGCGGCCTTCACCGGCGGCGACATGGTGATTTCATGGAAAAACTGGGGGAACACGCGGTCGTACTCGGGGCGAGCATGGGGGGTCTGGTCGCCGCACGCGTACTGGCCGATTTCTACGACCGAGTCACCGTGGTGGAGCGCGATCTACTGCCGCCCGATGCCGCCAATCGTCGAGGAGTGCCGCAGGGCCGACACGTCCATGCCCTGCTGGGCCGCGGGTCCGCGGCGCTGGCGGAGCTGCTTCCTGGGCTCACCGACGAGATCGTCGGTGCGGGCGCGCCGACCCTGGATTACCACGACCTTTCCGAGCAGTACTTCTGCATCGCGGGTCACCAGTCGATGCGGGCCGGGGCTTTCCGCAACGTCCCGCCGGTCCTGATCCCGAGTAGGCCGTTGTTGGAAAACCTTGTCCGGCAACGGTTGCGCGCCATCGGAAACGTCACGTTGCTCGAGGGGTACGACGTGGTCGAGCTGATGTCAACCGCGGGCAACCATCGAGTGTCCGGTGTGCTGGTACGTGCCCACAACGGTGATGACGAGCAGGTGCTGTCGGCAGACCTGGTCACAGACGCCACCGGAAGGGGTTCGCGGACACCCGTGTTTCTCGAGGCTTTGGGCTACGGCAGGCCGGCAGAAGACAGCGTGGCCGTGCGGGTGTCCTATTCGAGTCAGCCCTTGCGGCTGCCGCCGGGCACGCTGAGGGAAAAGATCGTCATCATCGGTCCCATCGCAGGCCGGCCGACGGGCATGGCGTTGTTCGGATACGAGAACGACATGTGGATCCTCACGGCTCTCGGTATCGCGGGCGCAGAAACACCGCGCGATCGGGCCGGGATGCTGTCCTTCGTCGACGGGCTGGCACCGCCCCATATTCTTGCC from Mycobacterium sp. JS623 encodes:
- a CDS encoding glutamate ABC transporter substrate-binding protein, which translates into the protein MKRDERTKPLWVLLAAAAVVLSGCAQSTAVMPTPGVTLAPPTPAGLQELPPVAAKAPADEGDCNRTASLRPFNTKPEADAAVATIRNRGRLIVGLDIGSNLFSFRDPITGEITGFDVDIAGEIARDIFGSPSQVEYRILSSADRIAALQNNQVDVVVKTMTITCERKKQVGFSTVYLNANQRILAARDSSISQPSDLSGKRVCVARGTTSLDRIQQISPPPIIVGVVTWADCLVALQQRQVDAVSTDDSILAGLVSQDPYLHIVGPSLNEEPYGIGVNLENTGLVRFVNGTLERIRRDGTWYTLYRKWLTVLGPAPAPPVARYSD
- the glnX gene encoding protein kinase G-activating protein GlnX — protein: MTVELAHPSTEPLASRSPTTPAHPRWWFLWTTPGRILTIGVVLSALVIASAFATSTTINDRQQALTTVLNHTEPLSFAAGQLYTTLSVADAAAATAFIAGSEPRDVRQRYEQAITDASVAVTRASSGLTDEPMVQLLGRVNAQLSVYTGLVETARTNNRAGNPVGSSYLSEASSLMQTQMLPDAQRLYEETSARVDAETTASTRIPGPVILVVLGTLLFGAFANRWLARRTRRRVNIGFVAGGLAVLIMLIWVGTALVISTSDSRSAKDTAAESLKTVTNLAITAQQARADETLSLIRRGDEDVRKQSYYQRIDSMQQQLSDYLGRDDAIDKSDLKDAEALLKRWRAADDRINAYIAVGNYQAATQVALGTGEDDSTPAFDKLDTALTKGIEESRNQLRNDILNARRVLSGATVGAAALSVAAALAVALGLWPRLSEYR
- a CDS encoding NUDIX hydrolase, which produces MRGDGDGWVVSDTGAAFWGKHGAAGLLLRAPGADGAPAVLLQHRAPWSHQGGTWGLPGGARDSHETPEQAAVREAHEEAGLSADLLTVRTTVVTATATGSNWTYTTVIADAAEQLETIPNRESAELRWVSVNEVAELPLHPGFAASWERLRDVAATIPLLQAEL
- the thiE gene encoding thiamine phosphate synthase; its protein translation is MHTTGERLAAAQLYLCTDARRERGDLAEFAEAALAGGVDIIQLRDKGSPGEQQFGPLEAGHELAALEVLADAARRHDALLAVNDRADIALAAEADVLHLGQDDLPLPIARGIIGPRPVIGRSTHDRDQVTEAVAESAPNGPDYFCVGPCWPTPTKPGRPSPGLDLVRATVELATDKPWFAIGGIDEQRLPEVLDAGARRIVVVRAITGADDPKAAAQRLKARLATAG
- a CDS encoding FAD-dependent oxidoreductase; its protein translation is MEKLGEHAVVLGASMGGLVAARVLADFYDRVTVVERDLLPPDAANRRGVPQGRHVHALLGRGSAALAELLPGLTDEIVGAGAPTLDYHDLSEQYFCIAGHQSMRAGAFRNVPPVLIPSRPLLENLVRQRLRAIGNVTLLEGYDVVELMSTAGNHRVSGVLVRAHNGDDEQVLSADLVTDATGRGSRTPVFLEALGYGRPAEDSVAVRVSYSSQPLRLPPGTLREKIVIIGPIAGRPTGMALFGYENDMWILTALGIAGAETPRDRAGMLSFVDGLAPPHILAAISEGEPGAEVCRFGYPESRWRRYDKMRRFPEGLVVLGDAICSFNPVYGQGMTVAALQAQALRDCLREGTADLARRYFRAAAKPIGVAWQFAVGADLSLPEVEGHRSLAVRLSNKYVDRLQTVGESDVEVAEQLTRVVSLLDSPATLLHPKMLLRATRPRRRAQTQAAPALTPA